ACTTTTACCACGCCTGCCTCGCCCGAGCCGGCCCGCGTAACCTACGAGCTAAACGGCCCGGCCACGCCCGTAACCCAGACGGGGCTAGCCGGTGCGCCCATCACCGCGCCCGGCGACCCGGTGCTGGTGACCGGCCAGGGCCAGACGCCGGGGGCTAGCCAGCCCGCGCCCGCACCCCGTCCGCGTCCGGCTATGCTGGAAGCTCAAGCCGAGGAGCGCCGCCGCCGCCTGCAGCAGTTGAGTCAGAACCAGGGACTGTCGCCCGAGGCGACTACGCACCTCGACACGCCCGCCTATCTGCGCCGCGGCCAGAAGCTGGAACCCGTGACGCCGAGCAGCGCCCAGAATATCTCGCGCTTTAACCTGAGCGATGATAATGAGCTGCTGGGCGATAACCGGTTTTTGCACGACAATGTGGACTAAGTCTGAACCAGGACTTTAGTGGATTCATCGGATTACTAAAATTTTGTAGGCGATAAAAAGGCCACCCATTGGGTGGCCTTTCTTTTTGGACCCTAGCCGGCAATCAATCGTCCACAAAATCTGATAAGTCCTTGGTATAGGATTAATTAGGATTCGAAAACCGCTTGTCGGCGATAAACGTCGAGTCGGTTAGTGTTTTCAGAAAGGCGATAACCTGTTTCTTTTCCGTGGCTGTGAGGTCCATGTGCGTGCCGAAGGGTGGGTCGTTGATGCCCTGAATGAGGTTATTATCCAGATTGGGGCTAGCCATCTGCACGTGGTCGGAGTAGTGGTCGAGCACTTCTTCCAGGGTTTTAAAGCGGCCGTCGTGCATGTAGGGCGCGGTGAGGGTGATGTTGCGCAGCGTGGGCGCGAGAAACTTGCCCTGGTCTACGGCTAGCTTGGTGAGGCCGCCCCGGCCGGGGTCGGCAAAAGTGAGGTCGAGGCCATTATTGAAAAAAGTGCCGACGTAGCCCGACGACATCAGCGGCTGCGAGTGGCAGTGAAAGCACTCGGCCCCGCGCACCGAGCCCGGCGCGATGTGCGTGGTGTAGAGCTGCAAGCCGGCCAGCTCATCGGCCGAGAAGCCGGCGCGCGTCTGCATATACTTGTCATAGCGCGAATTACCCGAAATGAGCGTGCGCTCAAACTGCGCCAGCGCCTTGAGCACGAGGTCGGTCGTAATCGTCTGGGTGCCAAACGCCGCCAGAAACAGCGGCGGGTAGTTGGTGGTAGCCTGAAGCTTCGCCACGCTGGTGGCGAGCGGCTGGTGCAGCTCAATAGTATTTTCGAGCGGCTTCTGGGCCTGGGTTTCGAGGGTGGTGAAGGCGCCATCCCAGGTGAGCTGGGTGCTCCAGAGCACGTTGGTGAGCGACATGGTGCCGCGTGGGTTGGCCACGCCATCGACGCCCACGGCCAGCGGCAGGCCATCGGTGAAGGCCTTGCTTTGTTGGTGGCACGAGCCGCAGCTCATGGTGCCGGTGCGCGACAGGGTTTTTTCGTAAAACAGCTGCCGGCCCAGCGCCACGCCCTCGTTGGTGAGCGGGTTAGCGGCCGGAATAACGGGCGTGGGAAAGCCCGCCGGCACCGTGAGCGCGTAGGCCGTGGGCTTGGCCGGCGTGGGAGTAGGGTCTTCGCCGCCCGCGCCCCCTTTGCCGCAGCTAGCCGCCAGCAGCAGCGCCGCCGCGCTCAGCGTCATTCCCAACCACGAAGCAGAAGTAACACGAAAAGCCATGGAAGCAAGCAGGTAAAAAGCAAGAGCGCTGGGCCGACAACGACGAAGATAGTCAGGTTAGTTTCTGGGGGCCAGCCACCAGGTAAAGGCCTAATGAGGTGGCAGCAGCCGGCGGTCAGTCAGAAACTCCTGGTCAGTCAGGGTATGCAAAAAGGCTAGCAGACTGGCCTGCTCCGGGGCGGTGAGCGGGATGCCGAGCCGGCCACCGGCCTGGCGCAGCAGTGGGTCGAGGGTGGCCGAGGGCTGCACGCCGTGGTCGTAATGGGCCAGCACCTGGGCCAGCGTGGCAAAGCGCCCATCGTGCATGTAGGGCGCCGTTACGGCCACGTTGCGCAGGCTCGGCACCTTAAAGCGGCCCCGGTCGGCGGCCCGGCCGGTGACGTGCGCCCGGCCCGAATCGCGCGCAAATGCGCGGTCGAGGCCGTTGTTGCGAAAGCTCTCGTCAGTGAATAAGTCAGTGGCGTGGCAGCCGCTGCACTTGGCTTTAAACACGGCTAA
The genomic region above belongs to Hymenobacter sp. BRD128 and contains:
- a CDS encoding cytochrome-c peroxidase, whose translation is MAFRVTSASWLGMTLSAAALLLAASCGKGGAGGEDPTPTPAKPTAYALTVPAGFPTPVIPAANPLTNEGVALGRQLFYEKTLSRTGTMSCGSCHQQSKAFTDGLPLAVGVDGVANPRGTMSLTNVLWSTQLTWDGAFTTLETQAQKPLENTIELHQPLATSVAKLQATTNYPPLFLAAFGTQTITTDLVLKALAQFERTLISGNSRYDKYMQTRAGFSADELAGLQLYTTHIAPGSVRGAECFHCHSQPLMSSGYVGTFFNNGLDLTFADPGRGGLTKLAVDQGKFLAPTLRNITLTAPYMHDGRFKTLEEVLDHYSDHVQMASPNLDNNLIQGINDPPFGTHMDLTATEKKQVIAFLKTLTDSTFIADKRFSNPN